TGTGTACCCTTACGTACCGGGTATTGGGTTCTTTGACAACCCTTACCCCGCCGTCATCGCCGGGCACCATGCGAAGTTCTATACAGTTATCGTTAAAGGACAGCGCGCTGACCGGTGCGCAGTACCACCTGGTGAGCTGGTTCCGCGGCCAATCGGGGTGGACGTGCTCCCTGTCAAACCACGTATCGTCCGCAATGACGTCTCCGCCGATCTCCGTTATGCCGGCCTTGCCCAGCTCCAGGGCCCAATGCTCCAGTACCGCCGTGCTGCGGCCCTCGTGGAAACGACCCGATATGTTCGGGTCGCCGCCTCCTTTGATGATTAGATCGCCGTTTAACACCCCTCCCTCTGAGACGTCCCCACGGCCGTAGACGGTGGTCACAAACCGGTATTCGGGTCCCAGGTATTCCAGCGCAGCGGCGGTCGTAAGAAGCTTCATGTTGGACGCCACTATAAAAAGCCTGTCACTGTTGAGGCTGTAAAGTTCCTTCTCACCGGGGAGGGAAACAACGCAGATACCGACAGACGCGCCTTTCAACGAGGAAGAAGAAGAAGTCAGGACATGCTTGATCTTCTTCCCCAGGGTCCCGTCATCAGGACCGGCACATAGACGGGCCTCCAGGGCGATAAGGACCAAACATGAGGCAAGAACCAGTTTCAGAAGCCGAAACGCCGCCCTTTTCTTTGTTCCCTTACATCTTGATGCCACAATCATTCTAAGAGTGGCTGGCATGACAGCATGTACGAAGAATAACTAAACTCCCTTTCACCCCCGCTACCTTTTTTTCGCCTTTTTCTTAACCTTTTTTGTAACTTCCTTCTTGACCTTTTTTTTGACCTTGGGTCGTATTTTTTTGCTGGCCTTTTTCTTTTTCTTTTTCTTCGGCACCAACGGAGTCTTTACTACACCTTCTATCAGCTTCAGCGACGACTCTTTCTCCAACGGCTGAGTCAGGACCCCATGAGCACCGGATCTCAACAGGGAAGCCTGGTGGCGTTTGGACCTCTGGGACGTAATCATCACGACCTTGATATCCGGGTCAAGCTCCTTGAGCTTCTTAAGGATATCAAGACCGCTGACCTCGTGCACTTCCTCGCCTACAACGGCCAGGTCCATCTTTCTCTCTTCGACGATACTAAAGCCCACCGGGACGGCGAGGGCAACCTCCGTCTCATAACCATAGAACTCCAGGTTGTCCCTGAGCTCATCCACCGTCTGGCGTTCATCTTCTATTATAAGTATCCGTGTAACGGCCATTTGCCTTAAACGAAGCCCCCCGGTACCCCCTTTACTTAAGTCTATTCTTCTATAACTTTTCCTCCCATTCGTCCAGCAAATATTTAAAATTTTTTGCCGCGTGTCGCTCCGCTGCCATTCCAGACACCCACGTAACATTAGTCGGAATAAAAGGTTAGGGTGTTTGGCGGTGGCGCTTTCCTACGTTCTGCCGAATATACATCCACCTTCAATCGAGGTTTTTTATTCGTTCTTCAAAAACTTTCCGATAAAACCTCGAAATATGCCTGAGGATGGGCGCAGGCTATACACACGGACGGTGCCTCCGTGCCCTCGTGGACATATCCACATTTTCTGCACCGCCAGGTGACCTTCTTGTCCTTCTTAAAAACGGTTCCGGCCTCCACATTTTGCAGTAAAGCGAGATACCGTTGTTCGTGATACTTCTCGACCACGGCAATAGCCTCGAACGCCTTGGCCACGGCCCCGAAGCCCTCCTCTCTGGCAGTCGTGGCGAACGAGGGGTAAAGCGTTTCCCATTCCAGGTGTTCACCGCCCGCCGCGGCCTTCAGGTTTTCTGCCGTGGCGCCGGTAACGCCGGCCGGGAACGTGGCCGTTATCTCCACGTCGCCGCCCTTTAGAAACTTAAAGAACCGGCTCGCGTGAGCCTTCTCATGACCGGCCGTCTCTTCGAATATGTCCGCAATCTGCACAAAGCCATCTTTCACGGCCTTCTTTGCAAAAAACGTATAACGGTTTCTGGCCTGAGACTCACCGGCAAACGCCCCCAGCAGGTTTTTCTCCGTCTGACTCCCCTTCAGATCCATACACTCTCCTCCTTGCCGAAAAACGTAAACCACTCTTAAAAAAAACCATCCACAAACATCAGTCCCTGGATTATATACATATTGCAGGACATTATAAGAGTTAATTCCCGGTGTTGACTATTTTTAAAGAAGATTAGCGAAGAAGATTTTTTTGTGTATTTTCTAGTGGGGGCCCCATGGCTTTAGCCATGGGGTTAGTTCGCGCAGGGTTAAAACCCTGCGGCACCAGGGCGGGGTTTTTGTGTAAGGGAATGGTGGAGGCGGCGGGAATTGAACCCGCGTCCCAATGCACATCGGTAAAGGTTTCTACATGCTTAGTCTATCTTTTTAAGAAATCTCGCCGTACTGCGGACCCCGGTAGACAGGGTTCCGCGACAGCCAGCCTGATAATTTTCTCACCCAGTCTCCTCAGGTAAAAAGTCCGGGCCAGCCTGTTAGCTGTCATCCTTGGGTCCTACAGGCAGGACCCGGAGGAAGGGCTACTTTTATGCAGCCATTGCCATTTGATAATCGGCACTTGTTGTTTGCGCCAGGTGTTTAATGAGGCCTCCTGACAACCTCAGCATGCTGCCTGTTACCTCCGTAACACGGTCGATTCCATTCGCCCCCCAAAAAATTTTACCTCGGAGAAGGGCAACTACGGCGTCGAGCAAGCTCGACCGCTACAAGCGGGGCGCAAGGTGTTGTGCCCCTGCGGCCCTTTAGCGTTTCATGGCCCTTTGGATATCGCGCTCGGTCTCGCGCTTTCGGATGGCCTCGCGCTTGTCGTGGACCCGCCTGCCCTTTGCCAGGGCGACCTCCACCTTGGCGATTCCGCGCCTGTTAAAGTAGAGCGTTACGGGCACCAGCGCGTAGCCCTTCTCGTTCATCTTGCCGATAATCTTGGATATCTCGGTCTTATTGAGAAGGAGCTTGCGCGGACGCTTCGGCTCGTGGCCCTGGAGACCCGCCTGCTGGTACTGGCCTATGTGGAGGTTATAGAGATACACCTCCCGGCCCCTTACCTGCGCGAAGGCCTCGTTCAGGCTCGCGTCCTTATTCCTCAGGCTCTTTACTTCGCTACCCTTCAACACAAGCCCGGCCTCGTATTTATCCATCAACTCATACTTGAAACGGGCCTGCCTGTTAGTGGCTATTATGTCCATTTCTACCGCTTGTTGAAGGGTTTACATAAATAAGATAGCACTTTTGGCGGCGTAACGCAACCTCATAAATCAACGGGATTGCACCTGTTGGAAGGCACCGTCACGCCTTAACGAGCTTGACCCTGGTGCTGAAGAACGCGGAACTGCCGCCTATGGGGTCGGTGAGGCAAACGTCCTTAAGATACGGGTCTAGGCGCATGACGGCGTTCGGGCACAGCCCCTTCGTGCGGCGCTCATCTCCCTTCACGACCTCTCCGTCAATTACCGTATCCGCCGCTCCGTATGCCCAGTGGCCGAAGTGCCAGCTGACGTTGACCACGCCCGGCTTCAGGCCCTCGGTCAGCTTGACCTTGCCCTCAGTGTACTTCTTCTGCCCCGCCGGTCCTATATGCCACGCGCCGCTCGTGTTTGTCGCAGACACAATGCGCACCACGTCTCCAGCCTTTACCCCAATTGCCTCCGCGTCCACGGGGTTAAGCTCGACGTGGTTCTCGGGCCAGATCTGGCTCAGCCAGTAGTCGTTGGGCAGCGTCCTGGACTGCCCGCCCAGAATGCCCTTATACGTAATCAGCGTGAACGGATATATCTCATCCCCGATCTTCCCGCCGTCACACGCCGTCGAGGGTGCATGTCCGGGCGTTCCTGAAAAATATTCACCGGTCATTGAATCCCTGCCATTGGCCACGGGTTCCACGTAAAGGTTAACATGGCTGGAGAAGGTGTGGGCCAGCCTGTTACCCTTATACGCCCCGTCAAAGTTTTGAAACCTCCCTCCCCGCGATAGTATATACGCCACCATCTTCCAGTATTTCGCGCCAACCGTCCGTTCCCACCGTTTCACATCGAACACGCTCCCCGGCAGGTGGCGGAGTGACTTTTCATACGACTCAATTTCGGCGGGGTTTGCCTCCGGGACCTTATCCTTTTGCTTATCACCCCACGCAACGTTTGCCACCATGCGGAGATAATAGTCCTCAAAATGTTCAAACGGCTCTCTCTGCCTGAACCCGTTCTCGCCGTAACCGGGAAGACCCATCTTCTCGGCTATCTTGAGCATTACCGTCTCCATGCATATGGGCATATCCCTGTCAAACACCTCAACCGTCTCTGGGATGGGGGCCACGGCGGGCTGGCGGAGCTTGCTGGTCTTTGTCTGTACGTCGGGCGTTACGTGCGGCAGGCCCCATCGCTCCCATATACTGGTATCCGGAAATACGTAATCGGCAAACACGGTGGAGTCGCCTATTACTATATCGGTGCTTATAAGGAGCGGGACCTTTTCCAAGTTCCGCAGTGCCGCGAGCTGGCTGTTGGCCCCGGGGGTGGACAGACCCGGAGTGGCCATGTGCATCCAGACCACCTTTGCGCCGTACGGATACTGACTCACGGCCGAGGGCAGGACCTCCTGGTACACGTTGCTGGTAAACGGATACCACGGCCGTTTTGCCGGGTAGCCGGCAAAGAGCGTGGATTTTTCGTATGAAGACTCCTCGCGTGTCAGTTTGTGGCCGAAGGGGTGAATCTTTCCCGGATGCAGCGCCTTTTTGAGCGGGAACGGTTGACCTGTCTTATCTCCGGCCTCATGCCAGTGGCCGCCGCCCTTGCCGAGACCGCCCTTCCAGTCCAGGTTCCCGATGAGCACGTTGAGCGCTATAATCGCCTGTGCATTGTAATACCCGTTCGTATGCTGAACGGCCCCCCTGTAAAACTCCGCCGCGGCCTTCTTACCGTGAGACGTGAACTCGCGCGCGACCTCAAAAATGTCTTCCTTTTTTATGTGGGTAATTGCGGCGTATTCGTCGAAGGTCCTGCTGAACGCGGATTCCTTCAGCAACTGGAGGGCCGTCTTGACGGCTACACCTTTTACCATACCGTCCACAAACAGGTCGCCGAAGACGGGCTCGTTGTTCGAGTCGATTTCCATGGCCTCCGGCACGCCGCCGGAAAGCGCGACAAACTCGTTTTCCTTGCCGATGCCTATTTCCAAGGCCCGCAGGTATTTGGTCGGACGTCCGTCCTCAATCTTAACG
This genomic window from Candidatus Bathyanammoxibius amoris contains:
- a CDS encoding response regulator, with amino-acid sequence MAVTRILIIEDERQTVDELRDNLEFYGYETEVALAVPVGFSIVEERKMDLAVVGEEVHEVSGLDILKKLKELDPDIKVVMITSQRSKRHQASLLRSGAHGVLTQPLEKESSLKLIEGVVKTPLVPKKKKKKKASKKIRPKVKKKVKKEVTKKVKKKAKKR
- a CDS encoding rubrerythrin family protein — translated: MDLKGSQTEKNLLGAFAGESQARNRYTFFAKKAVKDGFVQIADIFEETAGHEKAHASRFFKFLKGGDVEITATFPAGVTGATAENLKAAAGGEHLEWETLYPSFATTAREEGFGAVAKAFEAIAVVEKYHEQRYLALLQNVEAGTVFKKDKKVTWRCRKCGYVHEGTEAPSVCIACAHPQAYFEVLSESF
- the smpB gene encoding SsrA-binding protein SmpB; the protein is MDIIATNRQARFKYELMDKYEAGLVLKGSEVKSLRNKDASLNEAFAQVRGREVYLYNLHIGQYQQAGLQGHEPKRPRKLLLNKTEISKIIGKMNEKGYALVPVTLYFNRRGIAKVEVALAKGRRVHDKREAIRKRETERDIQRAMKR
- a CDS encoding molybdopterin-dependent oxidoreductase, producing MKKTSKSDVNRFNRRDFIKAGALLGTGALLAYQAARVETAHASWSWLGTAQGYPMAKPENIVYSTCLQCHTACPIKVSVIDGILVNINGNPYSPQSMLPHIPYENSPLAVGQLDGYICPKGQAGIQSLYDPYRIRKVLKRAGRRGENKWVTIDFEQAIDEIVNGGKLFEQVEGEEERAVPGLKDLFALKDGQTSLWMAADAMRVASGELSVAGYKKRHKEHLDTLIDPEHPDLGPRNNQFVFLAGRIEHGRKEFSQRWLRQSFGSINWYEHTSICEQSHHIAYKQMTGKFKAGKWKGGKTHMKPDTLNSEFIIYFGTTGGLEAGFGPPPAARKVTAGIISGRLKTVVVDPRFSNGAAKAWKWLPIKPGTDGALALAMVRWIIENDRYDKNFLRNTTRKAAVDSGETSWSTASLLVKIEDGRPTKYLRALEIGIGKENEFVALSGGVPEAMEIDSNNEPVFGDLFVDGMVKGVAVKTALQLLKESAFSRTFDEYAAITHIKKEDIFEVAREFTSHGKKAAAEFYRGAVQHTNGYYNAQAIIALNVLIGNLDWKGGLGKGGGHWHEAGDKTGQPFPLKKALHPGKIHPFGHKLTREESSYEKSTLFAGYPAKRPWYPFTSNVYQEVLPSAVSQYPYGAKVVWMHMATPGLSTPGANSQLAALRNLEKVPLLISTDIVIGDSTVFADYVFPDTSIWERWGLPHVTPDVQTKTSKLRQPAVAPIPETVEVFDRDMPICMETVMLKIAEKMGLPGYGENGFRQREPFEHFEDYYLRMVANVAWGDKQKDKVPEANPAEIESYEKSLRHLPGSVFDVKRWERTVGAKYWKMVAYILSRGGRFQNFDGAYKGNRLAHTFSSHVNLYVEPVANGRDSMTGEYFSGTPGHAPSTACDGGKIGDEIYPFTLITYKGILGGQSRTLPNDYWLSQIWPENHVELNPVDAEAIGVKAGDVVRIVSATNTSGAWHIGPAGQKKYTEGKVKLTEGLKPGVVNVSWHFGHWAYGAADTVIDGEVVKGDERRTKGLCPNAVMRLDPYLKDVCLTDPIGGSSAFFSTRVKLVKA